A region of the Lachancea thermotolerans CBS 6340 chromosome E complete sequence genome:
TCGCTTGTCTCGAAATATCCGAAGTCTTTGGCTCCGGATCGTGTGCGTATCGCCGGATTACTCAATTTAGACGTTCTGTGCAGGTCTGATTGCTTGGCCCAACTTTTGTAAATGATATGCTATCAAATACTGAGTTTTCGTCGTTTAAATTGAACTTtaaaatattcaaaatagCGACTTTATGAAGAATCCACCAAAAGTGAATAAATAACCGGGTAGCCAGGCTAGGCTGGGAAGATTTATAGAGTCTGCTTTTTTCCCCGAAACATTTCCAACTGTAGCAGTTGCTGTTCCGTAATAGTTTTAACGCAGTTCAAGTCAAAAATGCCTGCTATTACAAGATCCATGAAACTTGGCTGCAAAAGTGGACTCCTACTTCCCAGTACAAGGGTCAAGCCCGGTACTCGCAATGtcagctttgaaagatacCAAAGTGATTCAGACAAAGGAAGACCGCGTGGCAATGGCTACTTCAGGAAGGCACTTTTGACAATTTTGGTTCCTTACACCGGATACGCACTTTACATCATTACCAAGGCGCGGGACGAAATAAAAGAAcgagagcagcagcttaAAGATTGCGAAGATGATAGAACGTTTGAATCCACACTACTCAAGTACTCACCGTTGGAAATTCTTGGTCGGTTTGCGAATCCTTTCAAGGAGTATCGGGTCCTCACCCTATTCGAATTTTCACTTAACAGGATTTtagagctctttgaaagaaatcgCGGCGGAATACCTACAGATACGCGCTCATTGGGCTTGCTAATGCCTGTCCATAAGCCTAGCTGGGCTAGCGCGGAATCTTTGAGCAGTAGTAACGAGAAACTTAATGTTCGCATTTTGGACGTCAATGAGGATCTGGGGCCCGCCAACATTGAGCCCACGCACAAGCCAGTCTACTCGACATGGCTAGGGCAATCTTGCAACATGGTAATTTACGACAATTTCAGAATTTTGACAGACCCATTATTTACAGACCATTTAATCCATGAGACACTGGGGCCCAAGAGAATCACGCCAATGCCGGCTAAAATAGAAGATGTACCTACGCCAGATGTCATATTAGTGTCGCACAACCATCCCGATCACCTGGACTTTAAGAGCTTGGAGTTTTGGGGATCACAGAGCAAAACCAGACCTTTGTGGATAGTTCCCAAGGGCATGGGGGAATTTCTGAAAAACCACGCAGTTGAAAATATCATAGAGCTTTCTTGGTGGGAAACAGCCCAGATTGCGAAGGGCAATTCTACCTACAACATTTCATGCACCCCAGCAATGCACTGGTCTGGTAGGTCGCTCGTGGATACAAACAGATCTCTCTGGTGCTCATTCTTGTTTTCGCACAACACTCAGCCTATTATGTTTCACGCCGGTGACACTGGTTACGTGTGGGACTTATTCAAGAGAATCAGTAACAGGTATGGCAGCGGTGTCAAACTTGCGCTACTTCCGTGTGGACAGTATTGTCCATCCTGGCACCAGAAGCCCAGACATATAAGCCCTGAGGAGGTGTTGAAAATTAGAGACGATCTAAAAGCTCAAAACGTCTTGGGGGTTCACTGGGGCACCTTTGTACTCAGCGGGGAGTATTTCCGCGAACCGAAAGAAAAGCTCGAAATGCTGGCGGAGTGGCATGGGATCAAAAGCAGCTGTTATTGCCCCGAGTTAGGGAAGACCATTACTATTAACTGAAAATGCATTGTGATATATTTATAAACATTTGATGTCTCATTCGACAATCTCTAGGAATTCACGCCACACATCctccttgatcttgaaaccATTTTTATCGTTATCCGGAAATTTATGCAGTGTAACATCTGCTACGTAGTGCTTGAGAGCGTCCACGCTTTGGGCATGCAAATCTGTATATTTTTGTGCAAGCTTAGGGACTCTTCCAGGCAGCATACCGAGGATGTCTGATTGGACTAAGACCTGGCCGCTAGTGCCAGAACCGGCCCCTATGCCGATTGTTGGAATATCAAGGGTCTCCGTGATATGCTGCGAGACTTTGTGCGGGACGCACTCAACCAAAATTGAGAAGCAACctagcttcttcaactggcGTGCAGTTTCGAATATGGCTGCTGCATCTTGTGCAGACCGGCTTCCTTGAACTTTGTAGCCGCCCAGCGAGTGAACGCGTTGGGGCGTCAGGCCTATGTGGCCCATCACAGGGATGCCTCTTGAGCAAAGCTCTGCTGCCAACTTCAAGGAGTAGTCAGGATTGTGTGTGCTTAGAGAATGGCTGCCAACTTCCAATTTCAGCGCTCCAACTTTGGGAGAGCACTTCATAAGCGAAATAGCTGTTTCCACACCCTTCTCTATACTGGACTCGAAGCTGCCAAAAGGCATATCCACAACAATAAAGGCGTCTCCTGGCGAGCGGCTAACAGCTTGTACATGGAAACAAAACTCTTCCAGGCTGATCTCCGTAGTAGATTCATAGCCTAGTGCGCACATCGCCAGCGAGTCACCGACTAAGATCATGTCGCAATTGGCAGCCTGGGCCCAGCTCCCGCTTATATAGTCATAGGCCGTGATCATAGTGATTGGCTCACGGGATACATGCTTGGAGAAAAGATCCGCGAGCGTTTTAGGGCGCACTACAGGAGAAAGATAGCTTGAATAGCTCCTGTGCAAATGGTGGACAGCATTCCTTATCATGGCGTTTATCGCGAGAGAAGTAACGGCTAGAGACCAAGATGTTCTGGATCGCAGCAAATGTGCAGTGAGAAGAGGGAGAAATGCCCAGACTTTAATGGAAGCTCGCTGAAGAGCCGGTTGTTAGAGCTCGTTAAGTGGTATTAATAAACTCGATGTTCCGCCTCCGAGTCACGTGCTTGGATACTTCACATCACGCTAACGCGAAGATCACTCAGCAAACACTCCCATCTCTTCTCGGAACCGGACCGGTCGTTATGGCTCCTGCCAGGAGTTTACAGTTTTTGTAACGAGTGTACAGCGACCCTGACTGACTATTTAGGCGCTCTGATTTCGATTTTTATCTTTCTTCGTCCCGAAAACAGCTGAAATTTCCATATTACCACTGCTTATATGTGATGACAAGGGTGCCTGAGTTTTCTGTCTGAGCTTGTTAATTTGTGTTTTCCGTCTCAACATCCTCGCGTTTAGCTCTGCACTTCAAGATTTGCGGAGCCGTCCGTCGCTCTCCACCGCACGGAAGAACATGTGCAACGTAGTATCCTCGGTTCTAAGCTTCTCAAGTCAGCCAAGTCTGATGAGACAAAAGTGACAAGTCACCGCCATTTTGTCTCAAAACTCCGGACCCTTCCATGTcttcaaacatttttgaaaagctgctgaCGTACGCGGTGTCTAGAAGCGTTATCTTCGAAATCGATTGCATTGAGTGTTATCAATCTGCAGGAAAAAATAATCTGCGCTGGTGACTGAACATGGGAAAGAGTGATTCCCATAGAAGAATGACCGCAGCTGCCTATTGTGGCTAGTGCAATTATATATATTATAGGATTTGCAGGCACAGAAGAGGTTTAATATCTTGACAAGATTCTAATAATGAGAATAGCCTGTGCAAGAGCGCGATAGATGAGTGAAACAAAGCTAGAAGGGCGCGAGGAAACTCTTGTTGACAACGATTTGAGTTTGTTCCCAGACGGTGGCCGTGAGGCGTACACGGTTGTCGCTGGGGCTTGCATGGGACTGACATCCGTTTTCGGTGTAGTAAATTCTGTGGGAGCAATCCAGGCATACATATCAGAACACCAGCTCAAGGCAGTGCGCACATCGACTGTGTCATGGATTTTCGCATTGTACGTGTTTGCTGTGTTCGCTAGTAATGTTCTATGCGGCTGCTACTTTGACCGCAACGGTTGCAGGACGGCGAAGTATTTGGGCATCATCTTATCAGTGGTTGGCATATTCTGCCTTGCCGAGTGCAAAGAAGTGTATCAGTTTATTCTGTGCCTCAGTCTGTTGTACGGCGTAGGATCTGGCATTCTCATGACTTGCTTAATATCTAGCGTTTCCACATGGTTCAACAGGAGAAGGGCTCATGCAACCGCCATTGCTAGCATAGGGGGGTCGATTGGGGGCATCGTGTTCCCCATAATGCTGCGAAAGCTTTACAGCGAGGTTGGATACGCGTGGGCTATCCGAACCCTAGCCTTCATAATAACTGCGTGCCTGGTGCTATCTACCGTTCTAACGAGAGAGAATGCAGCTGTCATGAAATATCAAAGGGAAAAACTACCTTGGAGAAAAACACTGCAAATTTATGTCAGATACAGCTTGGACTTGGGTAGCTTGAAGGACtgcaagtttttgttttgcaCACTTGGCTGCTGTTTCGCAGAGAACGGCCTTATTATTACTACTACTTACTTCCCCTCATACGCAATTTCTAAGGGAGTCCCTGAAAGCACGTCCTATGCTCTTATTGCCATAATCAACGGTTGCGGAATCCTCGGAAGGTGTTCTGGCTACATTGCTGACCGCTTTACTGGTCGCTTCATGATTATAACAATATGTCTGCTTCTCATGACTTTGCTCAGCCTTGTGATGTGGCTACCATTTGGCCATAGCCTGAAGGTTTTGTATGCGTTCTCTGCGCTCTTCGGCGCTGTGTGCTCTTCGATACTATCCCTGGTGCCGGTGGCAATGAGTCAGATATGCCGCACTGAGGATTTTGGCAAGAGGTTTGGCTTAATGTATCTCATGACAGCCTTAGCCAGCTTGGCTGTCATGCCTGCTGGGGGCGCCATTATCGGAAATGGTGGCGCGAAGCAGTACGACAATTTCATAATATACTGCTCAGTGCTGACATTTTCCGCGGCAACTTCCTACATCACTAGTCGTTTCTTCGCAGTGGGAACTAAACGTGTTAAGTTTTGAAATGTAGAGCATTGTCAGTGGTCGAAAGCCAGCTTGCAGCGAGCTTGTTTCGATATTGAGAAGAAAATAGTTCCAATACGGAAGGCCAAAAACCGTTTTTACGGTGAGAGCGAGACGTTGTAGCTGCTACACTACGCCGGATAGTTGATGATTAGGAAACCCACGCTCGTGAGAATTTGATGCTGCTTTACCACGAATAGCTCTTCGTGAcgaacttcaagaaatgacACAGAAACTCAACCTTACTTCTTTGAATGTACTCTATTATATGCTACAAGAGGTTGGCTAACTAGGCACTGTTCCATTTCGTTTTCTTATTCTTGCAGCGAGCTTTAACTTCACAGTAGTCCAGGCTTCCCCTGTTTGGAAACTCcgaaaagaaaatcatATGTAAATATCAGCTAGTGACTATACATTAATTAGAACTGCGAAGCACAGAAATGATTGAAGTTAGAGCATAGGGTGACTTCTTGAGGAACCTATAGTCCCCTTCTGCCATCCTCGATCAAGAAACGCTGTGTTGTTTGCATTGTGTTTTCGAGAAAACCCACAAAGAAATATGGTAGCGACATCATAAGAATATGTATTATTGtgctttcttcagcagcataAAGTACTTACAAGTTACTGTTACACAAACGAGTCGCAGAAAATATCAATAATCAGGAGCTTTTTTCGGAGCAGGTGCGCAGCCTGAATATAAGCGGGCTTCAATGACACGGCTTTCTCTCGAAGCCGCGGTTTTAAGGCTGATTTTTGAATTGTTCTTTCTAATTTTCTAGAAGCGCTTCTGCAATCGTGCCCTCTAACACGGGTTCAGTTTTATGATGTAATAGTTCATTTCCACAATATACAAAGTCGAACCGTGCACAACCTGGAACTCAGCACGAGAACcgttttttttgatatgCGCAGCCCTTGACAATTCCAAAGTGTAATATTTCAAGTCTCGTGTTAAGAAAACTCCCAATTTGACCTTGAGCTCTTGCATTACAATATCTCAGCATTTGTAACCGAACTGAAACAGCGGCAGCTttcgattttttgagcctgAGTATTCAATGATTCAAAATTGTGTCCAAGACTAACTTTCTAAGATGCTACTTGGGCTACCCACTACCAGATCAGCACCGCTAACACTTTTGGGGAATGCGATAACATCTCGAATGTTTTCAGATCCGCATATCATCGCAACCATCCGATCAAAACCTATGGCAAGTCCCGCATGTGGAGGCGTCCCATTCTCAAAAGCAGTGAGGAGATGACCAAACAACTTTTCTGgctctttgattttgagaatatctttgaaaacataTTTCTGCAGCTCCGGATCGTGAATTCTAGTTGAACCACCCCCAAGCTCCACAccattcaaaacaaagtcaTAGTGTTGACCGGCACATGATAGAGGTGCTTTAGAAAGCTTTGCCAAGTCATCCAGCTGAACCATAGTAAATGGGTGATGAGTTGATGTCACTTTATCTGACTCGTAGACGGGATACAGCTGTTTTGTTTCCTTTCCGACTACCTCACGCTCCACTGGAGAAAAAAGTGGGAAGTCAACCACCCAAGTTGCAACTGCGCCTTCACTTTTCTGGtaaagcttctttccatATGGTGATTGAATCGCAAGTTGCCTCAGTCTTCCTAAAGGCGTAGGGTTCTCAAAAATCGCACTTGTTGGCTGCCTTGTGGACCCACATACAATGTCACCCTTCTTAAGATTTAGAAAACGAGCCATTAGTGTGGgattttcaaaatctgcAATTGGcaaaaacttttcaaaccaTGATCTTTCCAATTCCTCTGTTTCTACTGGCACTACAATGGGGGTCCTATATCTATAGTTGTGTTCATTTGAAAGGAACGCCCAATTTTTATGATACTCTTCGACAGTGCTGAAAGCATTTCGGAGAAtaagaacttcaaaaacaggaaACAATATATTCTCCTTGCCCCGCGCTTTGAATTCTGACATGTCAACAATTTTCAGGTCCCGAAATCTTAGGTCAGGTTTGTCTATGCCGTAGTGCGTCATCGCCGTTTTGTAGCTCATTCTACTCACTGGCTGCGACCCTGTCACAGCCACTAAAAGGCCATTTTTGTCAACCGTCTGCAGGGCTTCGCTACTGGAAAACTTATTCCAAGTGCTCACCATTGTATCTTCGACAACATGCATTATCTTATCGCCAGACGCGAACGCCATTTCCAGATCAACCTGAGTGAACTCTGGTTGCCTGTCGCTCCTAAGATCCTCATCACGAAAACACCGAGCAAACTGGTAGTATTTTTGGATACCACTTGCCATGAGAAGCTGTTTGTACTGTTGTGGGCTCTGTGGCAAGGCATAAAATGTAGGCTTCCCATCTTGTTTATTTCTCGCCGGAACCAAAAATTCGCGAGCCCCTTCAGGAGTTGATTTGAATAGAACTGGagtttcaacttcaaggaagCCTTGAAGATTCAAGAGCTCCCTTATATTCTGGGCAATTTGATGTCTCTTCTGCAAAAAATTCTGATACTTAGGGAGCCGTAATTGTAGGTATCTGAATTCCGGCGGATAGctctcttgaattttgaaacctAAAAGTTGAGAGGGCTTTTTGCTGGATTTATTGAGAGTATTGATGTTCAAGACCCTGAGTTCGTATTGTGCGGGGTCTGAGTCCCCTCTGCTTTCCTTTAGCGCTAAGTGCCCTTCAACCTGAACAACATCCTCAACACTAGCCGATTTTAGTAATGATTTGTGGTCAACAAGTTGGATCAAATCACCTTCGGTATCTCTCAGAGTGCTAAATATCAGTCCTTTGCCGACGCTCCTAGGTTTTTTGTCTATCCACCCGTTGATCACCACTGCATCAGAATTGCCTCGGTTCAATAGAGCTTTGATtggttgagcttctttGTTTAGCTTAAACCTCTCTTTGATTATCTTCGGATTGACAAGCTCGCTGTACCTCCGTTCCCACTGCctgacaagaacaagccGGCTTCTGAGCATCATTGAAGTATAATTGTTAGTGACAAGCGATATGGTAAAACTAACAAAGCTAATTTTTGGCACCTCGTTCTTTAAGGGAAGAAGCccactttgaaaagaatacATATTTTATCACAACTATTTAATTGCTGTAAACATGCAATAA
Encoded here:
- the MSD1 gene encoding aspartate--tRNA ligase MSD1 (similar to uniprot|P15179 Saccharomyces cerevisiae YPL104W Mitochondrial aspartyl-tRNA synthetase, required for acylation of aspartyl-tRNA; yeast and bacterial aspartyl-, asparaginyl-, and lysyl-tRNA synthetases contain regions with high sequence similarity, suggesting a common ancestral gene); its protein translation is MYSFQSGLLPLKNEVPKISFVSFTISLVTNNYTSMMLRSRLVLVRQWERRYSELVNPKIIKERFKLNKEAQPIKALLNRGNSDAVVINGWIDKKPRSVGKGLIFSTLRDTEGDLIQLVDHKSLLKSASVEDVVQVEGHLALKESRGDSDPAQYELRVLNINTLNKSSKKPSQLLGFKIQESYPPEFRYLQLRLPKYQNFLQKRHQIAQNIRELLNLQGFLEVETPVLFKSTPEGAREFLVPARNKQDGKPTFYALPQSPQQYKQLLMASGIQKYYQFARCFRDEDLRSDRQPEFTQVDLEMAFASGDKIMHVVEDTMVSTWNKFSSSEALQTVDKNGLLVAVTGSQPVSRMSYKTAMTHYGIDKPDLRFRDLKIVDMSEFKARGKENILFPVFEVLILRNAFSTVEEYHKNWAFLSNEHNYRYRTPIVVPVETEELERSWFEKFLPIADFENPTLMARFLNLKKGDIVCGSTRQPTSAIFENPTPLGRLRQLAIQSPYGKKLYQKSEGAVATWVVDFPLFSPVEREVVGKETKQLYPVYESDKVTSTHHPFTMVQLDDLAKLSKAPLSCAGQHYDFVLNGVELGGGSTRIHDPELQKYVFKDILKIKEPEKLFGHLLTAFENGTPPHAGLAIGFDRMVAMICGSENIRDVIAFPKSVSGADLVVGSPSSILES
- a CDS encoding KLTH0E13508p (weakly similar to uniprot|Q08268 Saccharomyces cerevisiae YOL119C MCH4 Protein with similarity to mammalian monocarboxylate permeases which are involved in transport of monocarboxylic acids across the plasma membrane mutant is not deficient in monocarboxylate transport) is translated as MSETKLEGREETLVDNDLSLFPDGGREAYTVVAGACMGLTSVFGVVNSVGAIQAYISEHQLKAVRTSTVSWIFALYVFAVFASNVLCGCYFDRNGCRTAKYLGIILSVVGIFCLAECKEVYQFILCLSLLYGVGSGILMTCLISSVSTWFNRRRAHATAIASIGGSIGGIVFPIMLRKLYSEVGYAWAIRTLAFIITACLVLSTVLTRENAAVMKYQREKLPWRKTLQIYVRYSLDLGSLKDCKFLFCTLGCCFAENGLIITTTYFPSYAISKGVPESTSYALIAIINGCGILGRCSGYIADRFTGRFMIITICLLLMTLLSLVMWLPFGHSLKVLYAFSALFGAVCSSILSLVPVAMSQICRTEDFGKRFGLMYLMTALASLAVMPAGGAIIGNGGAKQYDNFIIYCSVLTFSAATSYITSRFFAVGTKRVKF
- the ECM31 gene encoding 3-methyl-2-oxobutanoate hydroxymethyltransferase (similar to uniprot|P38122 Saccharomyces cerevisiae YBR176W ECM31 Ketopantoate hydroxymethyltransferase required for pantothenic acid biosynthesis converts 2-oxoisovalerate into 2- dehydropantoate): MIRNAVHHLHRSYSSYLSPVVRPKTLADLFSKHVSREPITMITAYDYISGSWAQAANCDMILVGDSLAMCALGYESTTEISLEEFCFHVQAVSRSPGDAFIVVDMPFGSFESSIEKGVETAISLMKCSPKVGALKLEVGSHSLSTHNPDYSLKLAAELCSRGIPVMGHIGLTPQRVHSLGGYKVQGSRSAQDAAAIFETARQLKKLGCFSILVECVPHKVSQHITETLDIPTIGIGAGSGTSGQVLVQSDILGMLPGRVPKLAQKYTDLHAQSVDALKHYVADVTLHKFPDNDKNGFKIKEDVWREFLEIVE
- the FMP30 gene encoding N-acetylphosphatidylethanolamine-hydrolyzing phospholipase D (similar to uniprot|Q02883 Saccharomyces cerevisiae YPL103C) — encoded protein: MPAITRSMKLGCKSGLLLPSTRVKPGTRNVSFERYQSDSDKGRPRGNGYFRKALLTILVPYTGYALYIITKARDEIKEREQQLKDCEDDRTFESTLLKYSPLEILGRFANPFKEYRVLTLFEFSLNRILELFERNRGGIPTDTRSLGLLMPVHKPSWASAESLSSSNEKLNVRILDVNEDLGPANIEPTHKPVYSTWLGQSCNMVIYDNFRILTDPLFTDHLIHETLGPKRITPMPAKIEDVPTPDVILVSHNHPDHLDFKSLEFWGSQSKTRPLWIVPKGMGEFLKNHAVENIIELSWWETAQIAKGNSTYNISCTPAMHWSGRSLVDTNRSLWCSFLFSHNTQPIMFHAGDTGYVWDLFKRISNRYGSGVKLALLPCGQYCPSWHQKPRHISPEEVLKIRDDLKAQNVLGVHWGTFVLSGEYFREPKEKLEMLAEWHGIKSSCYCPELGKTITIN